tgccttcgggaaggttaccgaaaacttcgaggggtcggccttcggagaggccggtggagaggcgttcgactggttgggatgcttcaaaagatgacgttgttggcgggtctagcgtgtctgaacgcgcaacttctggtaagaaagctggctcttcgggtgtgcgccgctcttaccctgagtttccagttcattggactgaagctgatccgcagggTAAGTATGCCCCAATtctgcatgagaccactaagatcgatggtcccttggaaaaatcggtcagtggtgactggttggtggaggcgaagctggggaactaccatcggagagccgaagagttatacggaatccagcacgccttggggtactggtgcgagcttcccgaccaggagcgtcctcgggtgactcatccgccgagggggttcatctctgtgtatactcatcatttggagaacggtctccgctttcctttggatcccttcgtttccgagctcctggtgtcgtacaacatcagtttggcccagcttacccccaaatctatgaggcacatcatcggatttagatgggtgtgcgattttattaactttccatgctctgttgccgtgtttcgggatctgcacgatctgtctttcaaccatGCCTCCAAGGgagatgggtatggttggtggaccatcatcaacaaaagatcccgaaggaagggggagccgaactacattacggcctacccttacctcagctctgatcataattggaagacggagtggttgtttgttcgtgtgccgacagatccgaagcatccacatttttaccgccctccgaagtggtttgtgactcctgatcctgatatgcgaagcgtggctgctccggatcggaaccatcaccactacgtggatctcctccagtggtttttggctcgggaggacaactacaaactgccgtccaactggctcccgaacctcaactatatcttgcgggaggacattcttgctgttgccggtctcagtaggatttttgacaggggtaggtgtctttcggctgggaccgtgctttagtaagtttgtcctcctcctttttgtctcgttttattgactttgctttgtgctttgtttctgcagagtacggctttagatgcgttgatcctgtggtcttgggcatttctttggatctgaagaccattcacgactcggcccctgattacaagttcgggaaggaaaatcctcgtaatcctcgtttgaaggattacgtgctgtctccgtcgggtgtcgctcggatatctgaagttcgagctgatccgtgggattctgcctcttctcccgaagctgttccggtgaaagtcgtgctccctgatttgaggacaacctcggatccggtgagtgtttctatatctcgaaatcttttgtttgtctttctttctggttggccgtcggctaacgtcttggtcctggaccatctttttagggtcctgggactgacgctgtgccgcgtgccgttccttcggtttcatctccggctcggatagatatctctttatctaggaaccgggtacttcgcgttttttcttttttccttcctttgtcttcttttacatttattgacccttggtctcctctgtttaggatcagcgcaaaaggaagggcagcactcttttgaggccttctgcgcatccgaagaaagcgaaagcttctcagtcttcggagaaggtatttgttctgacttggagcCTTTGTGATCCgttctctctttttctgaaactgacctttgagcgtttgccctgtaggaagaagtttcggaagtcatgcctcctcccaaaaatctccttcacttcatgcccttgccagggcagaagttgaagagtgtggtggttgcggaaccgccgcccgtggaccaaccgttggccgaggaagataccatcccctctccgctgaagccgtctgctGCTTTGGGGATCGAGATTCAGGATataaccaaggtgatggaggcaattgaagccgaccttgttcctggctcggatgtccctacTGTGGCCGAGCGGAAGGAAgaatctgctgacgtttctctcgCAAGGGAgagaagtccagataaggagatggtggatctcaccgATGCTCACATGGAGGTTCCCGAAGCTGAGAAGGAGGTCCCTTCTGCTGAGAAGGAGCAACCCGagcagggtctgacgaggaagaggcgccactcgaccttgggctctacttcgacctcggccctggatagactgatccacgctgacccttgctcggatgttccgctgaaacggatccccgaggaggtaagggaggcgatggctcgctatgctagggctccggttttgggggagaaccccatggctcacgtgggatctttggtgggtcccgaagctgcacgggagaatcttcttcgggccaacccgcagtggagggttcctggagctgaggagaggaacccagctatgatggctcagtattatctgaatgaggtaagtgttggaaattttgttttgagttccgtttttggtttgttgttttcttctttcctcatcttttcttgtcttttcttctttcccaggctgttttctggtcctcgttcgcttccgagtgtagctcggttgaggagaggcagttgaggaggtatcaggaggcttatgctcgtgatatccctgtcttggaccagaaggctgggcagctcatggccgagatggtggacctcaagctactgtaccttcagtacagtcgtgaggctagggaatcggctgagcagatcggggccgaagttgggaagcTTACTTTCCGAGTCGaggaggatgctgaaaagatagcttccttcgacaaggagaggaaagaaatggctgccaagtttgcgagcgaacttgaagaaaaagacagtcttctcaaggagatgacgtctaaatttgaggcggccattaagcagagccaggaagcggaggcgaggcttGTTCAGTTTGTTAAAAATCGGGAGATTGTTCAGAaccaagctgacaaggtgcccgttctccagctgaagatccgagagaaagatgctgccattcggaaactggagcaagagagagttgacctctacactgctgatcagtgtagggagcaatactggaatggcatcctgggcgctcggcggatgttcgcgaagcatatgcctctattcccttggaatgagaaggttccgctctggatgagggcccaggatcacttggtggagtgccaggccgatcgggacgaagctgaagctgaacgccaagctgctcttgcagaggctcgggcccagaaggcgacttccgaaggtgatactactgctgggggttcttcgaaggatgctcccctgggggatgctcctgagactcccaagagttagggattcgggcagtcgtcttcttcagagtcggtcggttccagttgaggacttccgaacatgtgcttgcctttcccccttttgcctcggcgctgcgttgtactcatttctttttgctttcttagtacttcggtaggccggtattgtctgttgatggctgccgattttaactgtttcattttgttttcaatttttgaggttttcaatgtatttgtacttcccccaaatattgaataaaaaatgaatgtttgttacttggctgcttcttttcaacttgttctttcgcaattttaggtctttaaatccgtagacttgctgaaaaccttttgatcttgcgagctctttaaatccgtagatcggttaagagactttttaacttttgcgagttcttcaaatccgtagatctgctaagagactctttgactttgtgagttcttcaaatccgtagatctgctaagagactctttagttttgcgagttcttcaaatccgtagatctgctaagagactctttagttttgcgagttcttcaaatccgtagatctgctaagagactctttagttttgcgagttcttcaaatccgtagatctgctaagagactctttagtttccagactcttcaaatccgtcgatctgctcagaggtttggattgttcttccgatctcttgtggttcggaaacctgggcaagagatcgctagtctgcctctttagttatgccttcggcgatccgtggatctgagccggagttttataacttgattcgagcgactgtttgttacgaacaaattttattagggtaccgcgaatccgaggattctggacgattccctgaagtgtatgatttggtcatttcttgcattttatcaaggaatgggcaaagtcagcctgtttttagtctcggattgatcagatccgaggctgcatatatacataaagggacaataattatagagataagtttaatgaaacacatggtgccaatggctttcctcttctcattaaacaacttacttggtttacagacagagatcatacaaaatatttcttgagaacatcggtattccaatggttcttcagaattgttccatctaactgtttcagcatatacgtgcctggccttttttcggaatggatgatgtatggtccttcccaagtggctgagagtttgccatggatccgtcctttctgaaccgaggcggcgtttctgagtactagatcaccgacttttaggggtctggcgttgactcttcggttgtaatgcttgttgaccctctgcaaataggctgcgttgagtgtccttgcatcgtcccgagcttcgtccagtagatcgagagcttcggatagaagttgattgttgctttctccttggagcccatcatacctgttgtatgcctggatcctcaggctttctgttccgatttccacagggatgacagcttcggatccgtatacaaggtggaacggtgtttgtccggtagcttctttttcagtggtccgaagggaccatagcgttccgggtagctcttctaaccatttgtttttgtcatcctcgactcttttcttgagtgcgttgaggatgagtttgttagcagcttcggcttgcccgttgctttgtgggtgacagactgccgagtacgctaggtgtatgccgaactgtttgcaccacttttgcaacggggtgttgtcgaactgtttcccgtggtcgaagaccatcagtcttggtatgccgaaccttgtgatgatgttctgccatatgaacttgcggacctgaggttcggtgatggaggagacagcttcggcttcgatccatttgctaaaatagtcgactcctacaatcaaccacttcttctggttcgtcgctgaggggaagggaccaatgatgtctaacccccactgtgcgaatggtaagggatacagtgttgattgtagggtttgagctggttgatggatggctggtgcgaacttttggcatttctcgcatttccttgccatctgctttgcctcggaaaccatagtgggccaccagtacccagcccgaagggctttatgtgctaatgtcctacctccaatgtggtttccgcatatcccgaggtggatttcccttaggatgtagtcagcgtctgttggacccacacattttagcagcggagcagagaatgatttcctcatgagctctccttcggcgctgatgatgaaccatctgttgaatcttttcagttttctcgcttgcagcttatcttcgggaagttctcccctttctttgtatgcaactactgcgtctaTCCAGCTAGGTTCGGAacgtaagctgcatactgtggtgggtagcaagtcgatgcttctctcttggtgaacttccacgtggaccgacttGTTTAGGTcaatgagtgttgagcttgcgagttttgacagtgcgtctgcttgcgtgttctgtcctcggggaatgaggatgacttcaaaggatcttaactttgacgttaaggatttaatttttgctaaataggctgtcatgctgggccatttggcctcatactcccctcggatctggttggctacaagctgggaatcagttttgaggcgaacatgttcggcctccagggataaacaaagctctatccctgcgattgcggcctcgtattcggcctcgttgttggttgctttgaagccgaacttcaatgcatactctatgcttttccccgtcggggggatcaGTACAACTCCCGCccctgagccgtttattgtggaagatccgtcagtgaagacctcccaagtgcttttcgtatcatccaacatttcctggtatgagcactcggccaagaagtctgccaatgcttgtgctttgattgctgtcctcggctgatatttgatgccgaactctgatagttcgaaggcccaggcagccaatcttcctgacctctctattttgtcgagtactttttcgagcggttggtcagttagcactgtgatctggtgggagtcgaagtatggcctcagttttcgtgcagctaccactactgcatatgcgactttctcgatgagtgggtaccgggtttcggcccctgtgagtgttcggctggtgaagtagattggctgttgcttcttttcttcttcccgaagaagcactgcgctgacggttccagggctaactgcgacatataggtacagggtttccccctcctttggtctggccagtgtcggcagttgagctaggtgggctctgagttgctgaaaagcttctttttgctcctgttcccatatcagttcgggatccactttcctcgggaccccttttttcttgactggttctgcttctcctccggggaggttctttggtttcagtgctttgaagaagggggctcccttatCCGAGGcctttgatatgaaccttgttagtgcggctaacctgccggttagcctctgcacatctctcttggtcttcggctcgggtaaatccaatgccgcttggactttgtccgggttcgcatcaattcctctttcgctcaccatgaatccgaggaatttacctgacttcaccccgaagacgcatttttttgggttcagcttcatgctgtatttcctcagatttccgaaggtctctgccaggtctttgacgtggtcttcctccttgatgctttttacgatggagtcatccacatagacctccacattcctccctttctggtcggcgaagacgtgatcaactagcctctggtaggtggctccggcatttttcaagccgaaaggcatcattttgtagttgaacactcctgcgcttgtgatgaacgctgtctttgctctgtcatcggggtgcatgaatacttggtggtagcctgaaaaggcatccatgaagctgagcagtgcatggccgctggtggagtcaaccaattgatctatccttggcaggggatagcagtctttggggcaggctcggttcaggtctgtgaaatctacgcacattcgccaggagccgttcgcttttttgaccatcaccacgttggccagccatttcggatacatgcatggttcaatgaatccggcctcctgcaactttttcacctcctcggcgatggctttgtttttctccgaggagtagttcctctttttttgcttgactggccgagcttcagcgttgacgtccagcttgtgacaaatcagcttcggatttatccctggcatatctgctgctgaccatgcaaagatgtctttatgatccctgagtaatcggatcaaatcgattcggagtcccgagcttaggcccttgcctattcggacgctcctgtctgaatcctcttcgaggaagatatcctccatttcttgatctggttcgggagatagggtttcggggcgggcatcaacttctgcgggagacaagctgctcgtgcttgctcttctcctttttgcctcgctttcctctcccttagctcctttttcttcctcggggccgtcctctagtttgggctttcggacagcagtgtggcaggttcttctcgccacttcttgatcacctctgattcgttcggcgaatcctgcatccgagacgtatatcatcagctggtggtatgtggaggggactgcttgcatcttgtgaatcatggttctccccatgattacgttgtatacggaatcgcagtccatcaccaaaaattcgtcccgaagggtttttgctgcctggccttcgcccactgtgactggcagggtgatctttcctcgagggatagctgcggatccgttgaatccgatcagaggataactgactttcgtcagtgcttcctctggctcttcgaggatcagctgctcgaagcagtttctgaagatgatattgacggcacttcctccgtcgactaacactcgatgtacgttgtggttattgaggtccatggagatgaccagaggatcgtcatgtttgtactggactccgaagcaatcatcagcagtgaaggtcatgttcggggggtgtggctggttgtctcccaccgcgctgaagttgacccgatgggagagggctcttaggtgttttttgctggcctggccagacttctgtcccccgaacaccactaggatgtcatttttcttgtgccctgttgcttcgtagacccttttctggggttgctcgtgttgtttgccgcttgcggccttttctttttcctcccttcggtctaacaagtattgtttcaggtagcctcggcgaacgaggtcctcaatgttgtctttcagcgagttgcattcttcggtatggtgaccgaagtcatcatggaactcgcaccatttgttcttgtttctccgagctgggttggacttgagcttcccaggtagtttccacttttcgtcaTTTCTATTGAGGCTGAATATCtcctttcggggcagagctagtggagtgtagttggtgtacttgggttgaagttcaccccttctcccgtctttcttcgggctcatctctctagctcctactttctctttccccttccttgagctgccctcgggcttgctctgggtattctttgtgtctctcggatccgacgatcccttcaatcttgcagcggccttgttgaactcttcggttctgatgaacgcatcagccatttggagcacgtcagctattctggaggggttcttcattgagagttcgtcacggaacttcccttcctggagcgcgtgtgcttcaaggcgaagatggccacgtctggctgcaagtttggtatgtttgttgattccttcatgaatctggccatgaattctctcagactttcgtctctttcttgttggattgaggtcagttctgctgtggttcgctcggggcgattgttgctcacgaactgtgtgcagaatctctttttcagctttttccagctcttgatcgatcccttcggcagcgatctaaaccactctcccgccactccggttagcgtggttgggaagtatttacaccagcatgcttcggagtagggactcaagaacatttgctgctcgtaggagatgacatgatccctcggatctgtgattccgctgtaggttaggtgagctggcagtcttaccttcggtatttcttccatgatcagctcgtccgagaaaggggatgacgtaggagtcatgattcttttcccgagtctagccctgatgccttcgtttgccgaggttctgtgattagaacgttcgggcgtacgatgggggctaggggttcgatcatgcctcctgtctcttcttctttctcggctactgacctcgggtcgttcgccagatctgctcgactcacctaccccgagtctcgtatggatcgaaggtcttaaccttgagtggaccgagggcctcaacctgctgagtaccgagcttcggatccgagtgttacgagtagttgattcgctttggagagctgttggagtaggcgatggtctcgcaaaccaatctggttgctgttgtgcccttttttgggtgtcccacgtgctttccatccgccttgacgtcaagtgtgtacctgtcaagggaaggagttctcgttcgggtctggacacttccgcactgggaggctcgttcagccttcgcctggtcctcctctcttctctgcggtcatttgccagtccttgctgcttctcattgaagaggaagttttgcatgatggtcatggccgcagtgagctcttccctagttggaatcggaggtcctgcatttgtggcggtcgtagctctgcttggctgtgacctcgccatcgattgagggtgcccctcttggtcagattctgaatctgaccgcaccatcatatcgtcgtcattgttgttaacaacatcattcaccattttcgcggaaagaggtgattgatgtctttcaaaggctttgaagtgttcttccccacagacggcgccaaattgttccgttgttgtaaagatggaaacaatgggcttcgaatgaaggccccttttgtatgtgttgaagatcttgcttgtttgaatgagtggagtccgaattcacctgcacaagagcaaagttactagcctcgggggtgtttccgaggaaagcccctccgatgcctaagtaagaatgatgctcggattctagagagaagttctctagaagagtagtcttaaggcggtaaattggacgtaccttgaggtgtgagccttggcggcctatttatagtgtttgcataataaatgcccataggtcatttattgcttttgggccttgggccttgatggatggctgactagccattggtgggtttgatgctgtttgtttagagccattgggctttggacttagtggcccaattgagaatcaattgggagcccaaacagtatcaatatatattttctaaatgttaattttttataatttttacttgcacacgatttgagatattaagagtcaaagtaatggttgaatgagtaaaagtcaaccataaagcgatatttccggaacggaggaagtatta
This genomic stretch from Spinacia oleracea cultivar Varoflay chromosome 3, BTI_SOV_V1, whole genome shotgun sequence harbors:
- the LOC130470342 gene encoding uncharacterized protein is translated as MPPPKNLLHFMPLPGQKLKSVVVAEPPPVDQPLAEEDTIPSPLKPSAALGIEIQDITKVMEAIEADLVPGSDVPTVAERKEESADVSLARERSPDKEMVDLTDAHMEVPEAEKEVPSAEKEQPEQGLTRKRRHSTLGSTSTSALDRLIHADPCSDVPLKRIPEEVREAMARYARAPVLGENPMAHVGSLVGPEAARENLLRANPQWRVPGAEERNPAMMAQYYLNEAVFWSSFASECSSVEERQLRRYQEAYARDIPVLDQKAGQLMAEMVDLKLLYLQYSREARESAEQIGAEVGKLTFRVEEDAEKIASFDKERKEMAAKFASELEEKDSLLKEMTSKFEAAIKQSQEAEARLVQFVKNREIVQNQADKVPVLQLKIREKDAAIRKLEQERVDLYTADQCREQYWNGILGARRMFAKHMPLFPWNEKVPLWMRAQDHLVECQADRDEAEAERQAALAEARAQKATSEGDTTAGGSSKDAPLGDAPETPKS